TTTAACCCAGTACCAGGTCGCGCCCAAACAAATCGTGATCGAAATAACCGAAGGTCAAATCATGCAGGATCCAGGAGAGGTGGTCGAAGTACTGTCGCATCTCGGCGTGATGGGCTTGTCGCTGTCAATTGATGACTTCGGTACCGGACAGGCTTCGCTGACCTATTTGAAGGAGTTGCCTGTCGAAAAGCTTAAAATTGACCAGTCTTTCGTACGCGATATCGCCAGTAATCCTGATGACCAGTTGATCGTCAAGGCGACGATTGAACTTGCCCATACGCTCGATTTGAAAGTAGTTGCCGAGGGTGTTGAAACGCTGGCTGTGTGCGAATTGCTCACCAGGATGCACTGCGATCATGTGCAGGGTTACTATATTAGTCACCCACTCGAGGCCGGGCAGGTTGCCGCCTGGTTCGAAACCGCGGTCAAATCAGACCTCGTTCGGAAAGGCAGTTAATCTCGTCGCCGATAATAACGTGATCCAGCACGCGGATATCAACAAGCCCTAATGCTTTCTGCAGGCGTTCGGTTATACGAATATCCGCCTGGCTCGGTTCACTGATACCGGAAGGATGGTTATGCGCGAGTATTACCGCGGCGGCGTTATCGGCTAGCGCCTGCTTGACGACTTCACGGGGAAACACCGATGCCCCGTCTATGGTGCCGCGGAACATTTCCCTAAATGCAATCACCCGGTTGCGATTATCCAGCATGAGGCAGGCAAATACCTCGTATTTGTAATCACGCAGGCGCGCACTCAGGTAGTTCCTGGTTTGTTCGGGACTGGTAAGGCAGTTACCGTGAGCGAGAGCTTCCGATAAATGCCGTCGCGCAATTTCGAGCGCCGCCTGTAACTGCACAAACTTGGCCGTGCCGAGTCCCTTGTGGCTGCATAGACTTTCTGCGTCGGCATCGAGTATGCCGCGTATCGAACCGTAATCGACTAGTAGTTGACGTGCGAGGTCCACGGCGGTGCTGCCCGCGACACCGGTGCGCAGCAATATTGCCAGTAGCTCCGCATCAGAGAGCGCTTGCGCGCCCCGGCTAACCAGTTTTTCGCGGGGCTGTTCGCCACTGGGCCATCGAGAGATAGTCACGGGTATTCCTTTACCTGCTGTCCTTAGCCGCTAAAATAGAATAAATGCAAGCGCTCATCAACAAGAAAATTCTGCTCGGAGTTACCGGCGGCATTGCTGCTTACAAGTCTGCTGAACTGGTACGCCTGCTAGTTAAGGCAGGCGCCGAGGTGCGCGTCGTGATGACACCGTCCGCGCAGGAATTCGTACAACCGCTGACGTACCAGGCCTTAAGTGGTCACCGGGTCTATATCGATTTGTTCGATGCCGAAGCGGAATCAGCCATGGATCATATCGAGCTCGCGCGCTGGTGTGACCTGCTGCTGGTGGCACCGGCCTCGGCTGATTTTATCGGCAAGATGGGTGCGGGATACGCCGATAACCTGCTGCTGACCTTATGTCTCGCAAGCAAGCGACCGGTCGCGGTGGCGCCCGCGATGAACCAGCAGATGTTCGCCAATCCGGCAACACAGGACAATTTAAATCAACTCACTGCTCGCGGGGTTCTGGTCTGGGGGCCGTCCGCCGGTGAGCAGGCCTGTGGTGATGTGGGTCCCGGTCGCATGCTCGAGCCCGAACAATTGCTGGATAACATGGTGCTGCAATTCGCACCCGGCAGGCTGCAGGGAACCAGGCTGTTGTTGACTGCCGGTCCGACCCGGGAAGCGATCGATCCGGTGCGCTATATCAGCAATCGCAGTTCAGGCAAGATGGGCTATGCGCTTGCGGAGGCCGCACTGCAGGCGGGAGCTGACGTAACCCTGGTCAGTGGCCCGGTAGCCTTAATCGCGCCGACCGGTGCGAAGCTGGTTACGGTGGAATCGGCACAACAAATGTACGAAGCGGTGATGCAACGGGCATCTCAGAGTGAAATTTTCATAGGCTGTGCAGCGGTATCCGATTACCGTGTCGAGCAGGTGGCTGAAAACAAGATCAAGAAATCAGCAGAAACGATGTCGCTGCAGCTGACTTTGAATGTCGATATTCTGGCCGCGATCAGTGGGCTCGAAAACAGACCTTTTTGCGTGGGGTTTGCCGCGGAAACGCAGGATCTCGAAAAGTATGCACTGGCCAAACTCGAACAGAAGAATCTCGACATGATAGCCGCAAACCGGGTTGGAAATGACGAAAGTGGATTTGAAACTGACTTTAACCAGCTTGAAGTTTTCTGGCGGGACGGACACGGTAGTATCGAGCGTGGCAGTAAGTCCGGCGTCGCAAAACAACTAATTGATTTAATTGCCGAGCGCTATACTAGCGCCCGTTCGTAACAGGTAACCTCGGGCATGACAGTAGACAAGGGCAGCGTAGCGGATATTCTGATCGAGGCCTTGCCCTATATCCAGGCGCTGGACCGGAAGACGGTGGTAATCAAATTTGGCGGCAACGCGATGGTTGACGAGGCGCTGAAGAGCAGCTTCGCACAGGACATCGTGTTGCTGAAACAGATCGGTGTCAATCCGGTTATCGTGCACGGTGGAGGCCCGCAAATTGGCAAGTTGCTGGAACAGATAGGCAAGAAAAGTCGCTTCATCGAGGGTATGCGGGTTACCGACAATGAAACCATGGATGTCGTCGAAATGGTGCTGGGTGGTCAGGTGAACAAGCAAATCGTATCTTTGATCAACGGTCACGGTGGACGTGCTGTCGGATTGACCGGTAAGGATGGCGGTATGATCACGGCGCGAAAAATGAAACTGGCAGGAAGCAACACAGACGATAACGATCTGGGCCAGGTCGGGGAAGTCGAGTCAATCGATCCCGCGGTGGTAGCGATGCTGGACGACGATGATTTTATCCCGGTAATTGCCCCCATCGGCGTTGGCGCCGATGGCTCTTCTTACAATATAAATGCCGATCTGGTTGCCGGCGAACTGGCTAAAGTGCTAGGTGCAGAAAAATTATTGTTACTAACCAATACCCCCGGGGTGCTGAATCCGGATGGCAAGTTACTGACGGGCCTTAGTGCCGAGGAAACCGAACGTTTGATCGCCAACGGTACCATTGCTGGTGGTATGTTGCCGAAAGTGCGCTGCGCACTGGATGCGGTCAAGGCTGGTGTGCGCACCAGTCAGATCATCGATGGACGGGTAAAACACTCGGTGATACTGGAGTTATTGACGGATTCCGGGGTAGGCACACTGATAAAAGGTGCGCATCAGAATTAGTGGCCTTCAGGCCTAGTTGGTCTCGGTTGTGAGCTCTCGGAAACGAGCCACATCCTTTTCGTACTGCTGGTTTATTTTATCCTGCTCGTCCAGTTTCGATGCTAGCTGGGCATTGCGGTTCTCGAGCTTGCGCGTAAAGTGTTCGATTTTCTGGGCAAGTCCACCCGGAACCTCTTTGCCTTTGGAAAGGTAAAGAGCGTCAGCATTCCCATGTAATTCATCGAGTCTTTGCTGGGTGGAATTGATGCTCTTGTTGATCAACTGAATCACCGAATCGAGCACATCGAGACGATTATCACGCACGATGCCGAGCTCTTCCTCGGAACTGAAAGTCAGCAACAATACCTGGTCTTTTTTATCCTGAGCCTCCTTGAGCTTTGCCTGTTTGGCCTTTTCCTCTTCCAGCCTGCGTGTGGCTTCAGCCTCCGCTGCCAATTCCTCGTCGCTCTTGGCTGCTTCCTTGGTTGTCAGGACCACACCCTGTGAATTTAACTGCTGGTGTTTCTTTTTGACCTGGCTGGGTGGAAGCCGATCGCTGTAGCGAATCTGGCCGTTTTCATCGATCCATTTATACAGGGCGCCCGCTGTCGTCTGCTTCGAGAAAGCAGAGAGCATCAGTGCCAGCAGCATGACCGACAATAATGTTAAGCGGAAATGTAGGTTCTTGCCTTCTATGCGCACTGCGTTGTTTCGTCCCTGACCGCGTAGGGTCATTCAGATCGTAACAGGCATAATAGTTTAATAATTCGGATTTTTCATGAATTTAGAGGCTATTGCAGCCCCATTAGACTGGACACTGGCGTATGTAATGCCTGCAGGTATTGCCTGTCTCCCGGCGAAGTAACCAGCACTGCAACACCGATATTCTGCGGATTCCAGTCGGGCGCTATCGCAATACGATGACTGTTATTCAACTGTAAGCTCTGCGGCCGGCTCATGTAGCGAACCACTTGCTGGTGTCGCAGCGTTTCACCTGAATTTTCCCCGCGCTTGACGTCGGTGGACAGGTTATTTTCATAAACCAGGTAACGGTGATGGATTTGGCCGATGGTGTCACGGTCTCTAGGAGAATGAAGGTCGAGGACGAGCTCAGTTTTGTCCCCGGAGACAGTCAGTTTCAGTTCAAGTGGTGCCTGCTGCCGGTTGGATTGCTGGATTTTATCCAGAATGTTAGCAGCGCCACGTGCTTCCATACCGTTGACAAAAAACTCGGGTGTATAAATGGTACGCTGCAGGTTGTTGGCACCGAGTTGGCGCTGTCGACGTGTATATTCTGCACTGGAAAAGCGGTCTTTCCAGCCCAGGTAATCCCAGTAGTCGACATGAAACGACAGCGCGAGCACGTCGACCTCGTCCTTCGGTGTCTCGATCAGGCGCGATAACCAGCGATCGGCTGGCGGGCAGCTACTGCATCCCTCCGAGGTGTAGAGTTCGACAACAGCAGTCTGCCTGTCACCGCTGCTTATTACTATCGGATCGCCGGCGTATGCAGAAAACGAGATTAGACCACTCAGCAATAGGATTCTAAGCATGGTGCACCTGTTTTTTTTATCGTAACAGCCTAGTAGACTGAATTGTTCGGGTTGAGTTCAATCGATGCCATAACGGTTCCGGTAAGCCTGGATCGACGCCTGGTGCCCGGTGTCGCCGCTGGTTTGCAGGTACTCGAGAATCTGGTCCAGCGTTATGATCGAGATGACACGCCTCCCCTGTTGTTCCAGTTCCTGAATCGCGGAAAGCTGGCCCGAGCCTTTTTCCTGGCGATCGAGGGCAATCATGACCGCGCAAACCTCGGCCCCGAGCGACTCGATTAATGCGATGGACTCCCGGATTGCGGTCCCAGCGGTGATGACATCGTCGATAATCATGACGCGACCCCTGATATCAGCGCCAACTGTATTGCCCCCTTCACCGTGGTCCTTGGCTTCTTTGCGGTTAAACGCGTAGGGGATATCACGTTGATACTTCTGGTACAGCGCGCTCGCCGTAATCGCCGCCAGCGGGATGCCCTTGTAAGCGGGTCCAAACAGCAGATCGAAGTCAATTTTGCTGTGCTGAATTGCGTCGGCGTAAAACTCGGCGAGTGCGGCGAGGTCCGCGCCACGGTTAAAAATACCGGCGTTGAAAAAGTAGGGGCTGACGCGACCTGATTTGAGCGTGAATTCGCCAAACTTCAGGGCACCACGCTGCAGGCAGTACTCGACGAATCGGGATTGGTAGGCTTGCATGGGCGAATGGTTATTAGTTGGATATGTTAAGTCATGTATCATATCGCCAGAATTGAATAATGGTAGCAGTTTAAGATGCGCGTGATCTCAATAAACATCAACGGTATTCGGGCAGCGTCGCGCAAGGGATTTTTCGACTGGCTACCTCGCCAGCGCGCGGATTTTATCTGTGTTCAGGAAACCAAGGCGCAAACCGACCAGCTGGACCAGCCAATGTTCCACCCTCATCAATATTTTTGCAGCTACTACGACGCGCTGAAGAAAGGTTATGCCGGTACCGCGATTTATAGCAAGCAACAACCATTGCAGGTGATTCGCGGCTACGGTGAATCGGAGTTCGATAACGAGGGTCGCTACCTCGAGTATCGCTACCGCAACCTTTCCGTGATATCACTATATGCGCCATCGGGTTCGTCGGGTGATCACCGCCAGGAATCCAAGTGGCGCTTTCTCGAGAGCTTTATGCTGCACCTACAGTCATTGCGGCGCAAACGGCGTGAATTCATCATCTGCGGTGACTGGAATGTTGCACATCAGAATATCGATCTGAAAAACTGGCGCTCGAACCAGAAAAACTCGGGATTCCTGCCCGAGGAGCGTGCCTGGCTGACAGATTTATTCGAACGCGTGGGCTATGTCGATGCGTTTCGTGCGGTGGATAAACGCGACGAGCAGTACACCTGGTGGTCAAACCGTGGCCAGTCCTGGGACAAGAACGTGGGCTGGCGTATCGACTACCAGGTCGTCACACCGGGCCTGAAAGACTCGATTCGAGGCGCACGGATTTATAAGGAACGGCGCTTTTCCGACCATGCACCGTTAATTATGGACTATGACCTGGAGCCCGCGGGCTAGTGCGGCAGCAGGATCTGCAAGCCGTTTCTCCGCTAGGATTATTTTTACATCGGCGCGTTGTGACGATGCTGTTCCTCGGCTTTTCAGCCGGTATTCCCTTGCTGCTGATTTTCTCGTCATTGAGCTTGTGGCTACGCGAGGCCGGGGCCGAGCGAGCCGCGGTGACTTATTTCAGTTGGGCCGCTCTCGGCTATTCATTCAAGTTCGTCTGGGCGCCGCTGGTTGATCAGTTGCCGCTGCCCGGTTTGACCCGCAAGCTCGGTCGACGACGCGCCTGGATGCTGCTGGCGCAGTTTGCGGTAATTGTCGCAATTCTCGCGATGGCCGCGATCGATCCGGCCGCGAAGCAGTCGAGTTTGACCTTGATGGCTTTGGCCGCGGTTTTACTCGGTTTCTCGTCGGCAACCCAGGATATCGTTATCGATGCTTATCGCATTGAATCGGCCAAAGCCGAGTTACAGGCGATGATGTCGGCTACTTACATCGCCGGTTATCGAATCGGCATGCTGGTGGCAGGCGCGGGTTCATTATTTTTAGCCGACTGGTTTGGTACCAGTGGCGGCGCCTATTATTACCCCGCATGGCAATGGACTTATTGCGCAATGGCGCTTGCTATGCTGGTCGGCGTAACCACC
This region of Gammaproteobacteria bacterium genomic DNA includes:
- the radC gene encoding DNA repair protein RadC, giving the protein MTISRWPSGEQPREKLVSRGAQALSDAELLAILLRTGVAGSTAVDLARQLLVDYGSIRGILDADAESLCSHKGLGTAKFVQLQAALEIARRHLSEALAHGNCLTSPEQTRNYLSARLRDYKYEVFACLMLDNRNRVIAFREMFRGTIDGASVFPREVVKQALADNAAAVILAHNHPSGISEPSQADIRITERLQKALGLVDIRVLDHVIIGDEINCLSERGLI
- the coaBC gene encoding bifunctional phosphopantothenoylcysteine decarboxylase/phosphopantothenate--cysteine ligase CoaBC — translated: MQALINKKILLGVTGGIAAYKSAELVRLLVKAGAEVRVVMTPSAQEFVQPLTYQALSGHRVYIDLFDAEAESAMDHIELARWCDLLLVAPASADFIGKMGAGYADNLLLTLCLASKRPVAVAPAMNQQMFANPATQDNLNQLTARGVLVWGPSAGEQACGDVGPGRMLEPEQLLDNMVLQFAPGRLQGTRLLLTAGPTREAIDPVRYISNRSSGKMGYALAEAALQAGADVTLVSGPVALIAPTGAKLVTVESAQQMYEAVMQRASQSEIFIGCAAVSDYRVEQVAENKIKKSAETMSLQLTLNVDILAAISGLENRPFCVGFAAETQDLEKYALAKLEQKNLDMIAANRVGNDESGFETDFNQLEVFWRDGHGSIERGSKSGVAKQLIDLIAERYTSARS
- the argB gene encoding acetylglutamate kinase, with protein sequence MTVDKGSVADILIEALPYIQALDRKTVVIKFGGNAMVDEALKSSFAQDIVLLKQIGVNPVIVHGGGPQIGKLLEQIGKKSRFIEGMRVTDNETMDVVEMVLGGQVNKQIVSLINGHGGRAVGLTGKDGGMITARKMKLAGSNTDDNDLGQVGEVESIDPAVVAMLDDDDFIPVIAPIGVGADGSSYNINADLVAGELAKVLGAEKLLLLTNTPGVLNPDGKLLTGLSAEETERLIANGTIAGGMLPKVRCALDAVKAGVRTSQIIDGRVKHSVILELLTDSGVGTLIKGAHQN
- a CDS encoding DUF4124 domain-containing protein; its protein translation is MTLRGQGRNNAVRIEGKNLHFRLTLLSVMLLALMLSAFSKQTTAGALYKWIDENGQIRYSDRLPPSQVKKKHQQLNSQGVVLTTKEAAKSDEELAAEAEATRRLEEEKAKQAKLKEAQDKKDQVLLLTFSSEEELGIVRDNRLDVLDSVIQLINKSINSTQQRLDELHGNADALYLSKGKEVPGGLAQKIEHFTRKLENRNAQLASKLDEQDKINQQYEKDVARFRELTTETN
- a CDS encoding DUF1223 domain-containing protein, whose amino-acid sequence is MLRILLLSGLISFSAYAGDPIVISSGDRQTAVVELYTSEGCSSCPPADRWLSRLIETPKDEVDVLALSFHVDYWDYLGWKDRFSSAEYTRRQRQLGANNLQRTIYTPEFFVNGMEARGAANILDKIQQSNRQQAPLELKLTVSGDKTELVLDLHSPRDRDTIGQIHHRYLVYENNLSTDVKRGENSGETLRHQQVVRYMSRPQSLQLNNSHRIAIAPDWNPQNIGVAVLVTSPGDRQYLQALHTPVSSLMGLQ
- the pyrE gene encoding orotate phosphoribosyltransferase; translation: MQAYQSRFVEYCLQRGALKFGEFTLKSGRVSPYFFNAGIFNRGADLAALAEFYADAIQHSKIDFDLLFGPAYKGIPLAAITASALYQKYQRDIPYAFNRKEAKDHGEGGNTVGADIRGRVMIIDDVITAGTAIRESIALIESLGAEVCAVMIALDRQEKGSGQLSAIQELEQQGRRVISIITLDQILEYLQTSGDTGHQASIQAYRNRYGID
- a CDS encoding exodeoxyribonuclease III translates to MRVISININGIRAASRKGFFDWLPRQRADFICVQETKAQTDQLDQPMFHPHQYFCSYYDALKKGYAGTAIYSKQQPLQVIRGYGESEFDNEGRYLEYRYRNLSVISLYAPSGSSGDHRQESKWRFLESFMLHLQSLRRKRREFIICGDWNVAHQNIDLKNWRSNQKNSGFLPEERAWLTDLFERVGYVDAFRAVDKRDEQYTWWSNRGQSWDKNVGWRIDYQVVTPGLKDSIRGARIYKERRFSDHAPLIMDYDLEPAG